A portion of the Echeneis naucrates chromosome 5, fEcheNa1.1, whole genome shotgun sequence genome contains these proteins:
- the fkbp5 gene encoding peptidyl-prolyl cis-trans isomerase FKBP5 isoform X1 — protein sequence MTTDQDLPMDSQSATAMFAAKGLDVTPNKDQGVIKIVKCPGLGAEQPMIGDRVTVHYTGKLLTGKTFDCSRDRKEPFCFNVGRGQVLKAWDICVLSMQKGEACTLLCKPDYAYGPPGNPDKIPPNSSVIFEMELVNFEGELLTDDSGIMRRIKVKGDGYTNPNDGASVDVHLEGRCAGRLFDCRDVSFIVGEAEDRGIPLGVDRAMDKMQRGEHCVLYLKPKYAFGSEGSAVYKIGPDEDVVYEVILKDFQRAKESWEMDLKEKLEIFVGVKHKGNQYFKAGRYLQAVIQYQRIVSWFEMECGTGLEQQKKIQECLLTAHLNLALCFLRLKEFSQVVDNCNKVIECDESNEKALYRRGEARLLRNEFNLARADFQQVLLVNPSNRAARAQISICQTKIKEHHEQDKRTYANMFKKFAERDAKTRKSKRRWEESMRNGEVGIKRRRSSQECQS from the exons ATGACCACTGACCAGGATTTGCCGATGGATAGCCAGTCAGCCACAGCCATGTTTGCTGCAAAGGGCCTTGATGTAACGCCTAACAAAGACCAAGGAGTTATCAAG ATTGTGAAGTGTCCGGGGTTAGGTGCAGAACAACCAATGATTGGGGACAGAGTGACAGTCCACTACACTGGAAAGTTGCTTACAGGGAAGACGTTTGACTGCAGTCGAGATCGCAAGGAACCTTTTTGCTTCAATGTGGGACGGG GACAAGTCCTGAAAGCCTGGGACATTTGTGTGTTGTCCATGCAGAAAGGCGAGGCGTGCACATTACTATGTAAACCAGACTATGCTTATGGACCTCCTGGAAATCCCGATAAAATTCCTCCAAACTCCTCAGTAATATTTGAG ATGGAGCTGGTTAATTTTGAAGGGGAGCTGCTTACAGATGACAGTGGCATTATGAGAAGAATAAAGGTTAAAGGAGATGGTTACACCAATCCCAATGATGGCGCAAGTGTTGACG TTCACCTGGAGGGGAGATGTGCTGGTCGGCTGTTTGATTGCAGGGATGTTAGCTTTATTGTTGGTGAGGCTGAAGATAGAGGCATTCCACTGGGAGTGGACCGAGCAATGGACAAGATGCAGAGAGGAGAGCACTGTGTACTTTATTTAAAACCAAA GTATGCCTTTGGAAGTGAAGGTAGTGCAGTATACAAAATTGGACCAGATGAAGATGTTGTATATGAAGTTATCCTCAAAGACTTTCAAAGG GCTAAAGAATCCTGGGAAATGGATTTGAAGGAAAAGCTGGAAATATTTGTTGGCGTGAAACATAAAGGGAATCAGTATTTTAAG GCAGGGCGTTACTTGCAGGCGGTCATCCAGTACCAGCGCATTGTTTCCTGGTTTGAGATGGAGTGTGGTACTGGGttggagcagcagaagaagataCAAGAATGTCTTTTGACGGCCCACCTCAATTTAGCATTGTGTTTCCTGCGGCTAAAAGAGTTCTCTCAAGTTGTGGATAACTGCAACAAG GTGATTGAGTGCGATGAGAGCAATGAGAAAGCTTTGTATCGTCGTGGGGAAGCTCGCCTTCTTCGCAATGAGTTCAACCTTGCCAGGGCAGACTTTCAGCAAGTGCTTCTAGTCAACCCCTCAAATCGGGCAGCTCGTGCTCAGATTTCCATCTGCCAGACCAAGATTAAGGAACATCATGAGCAGGACAAGAGGACCTATGCCAACATGTTCAAGAAATTTGCAGAACGGGATGCCAAG ACCAGGAAATCaaagaggaggtgggaggaaaGCATGAGGAATGGTGAGGTGGGCATTAAACGACGGAGGAGTAGTCAGGAGTGCCAGTCCTAA
- the fkbp5 gene encoding peptidyl-prolyl cis-trans isomerase FKBP5 isoform X2: MTTDQDLPMDSQSATAMFAAKGLDVTPNKDQGVIKIVKCPGLGAEQPMIGDRVTVHYTGKLLTGKTFDCSRDRKEPFCFNVGRGQVLKAWDICVLSMQKGEACTLLCKPDYAYGPPGNPDKIPPNSSVIFEMELVNFEGELLTDDSGIMRRIKVKGDGYTNPNDGASVDVHLEGRCAGRLFDCRDVSFIVGEAEDRGIPLGVDRAMDKMQRGEHCVLYLKPKYAFGSEGSAVYKIGPDEDVVYEVILKDFQRAGRYLQAVIQYQRIVSWFEMECGTGLEQQKKIQECLLTAHLNLALCFLRLKEFSQVVDNCNKVIECDESNEKALYRRGEARLLRNEFNLARADFQQVLLVNPSNRAARAQISICQTKIKEHHEQDKRTYANMFKKFAERDAKTRKSKRRWEESMRNGEVGIKRRRSSQECQS, from the exons ATGACCACTGACCAGGATTTGCCGATGGATAGCCAGTCAGCCACAGCCATGTTTGCTGCAAAGGGCCTTGATGTAACGCCTAACAAAGACCAAGGAGTTATCAAG ATTGTGAAGTGTCCGGGGTTAGGTGCAGAACAACCAATGATTGGGGACAGAGTGACAGTCCACTACACTGGAAAGTTGCTTACAGGGAAGACGTTTGACTGCAGTCGAGATCGCAAGGAACCTTTTTGCTTCAATGTGGGACGGG GACAAGTCCTGAAAGCCTGGGACATTTGTGTGTTGTCCATGCAGAAAGGCGAGGCGTGCACATTACTATGTAAACCAGACTATGCTTATGGACCTCCTGGAAATCCCGATAAAATTCCTCCAAACTCCTCAGTAATATTTGAG ATGGAGCTGGTTAATTTTGAAGGGGAGCTGCTTACAGATGACAGTGGCATTATGAGAAGAATAAAGGTTAAAGGAGATGGTTACACCAATCCCAATGATGGCGCAAGTGTTGACG TTCACCTGGAGGGGAGATGTGCTGGTCGGCTGTTTGATTGCAGGGATGTTAGCTTTATTGTTGGTGAGGCTGAAGATAGAGGCATTCCACTGGGAGTGGACCGAGCAATGGACAAGATGCAGAGAGGAGAGCACTGTGTACTTTATTTAAAACCAAA GTATGCCTTTGGAAGTGAAGGTAGTGCAGTATACAAAATTGGACCAGATGAAGATGTTGTATATGAAGTTATCCTCAAAGACTTTCAAAGG GCAGGGCGTTACTTGCAGGCGGTCATCCAGTACCAGCGCATTGTTTCCTGGTTTGAGATGGAGTGTGGTACTGGGttggagcagcagaagaagataCAAGAATGTCTTTTGACGGCCCACCTCAATTTAGCATTGTGTTTCCTGCGGCTAAAAGAGTTCTCTCAAGTTGTGGATAACTGCAACAAG GTGATTGAGTGCGATGAGAGCAATGAGAAAGCTTTGTATCGTCGTGGGGAAGCTCGCCTTCTTCGCAATGAGTTCAACCTTGCCAGGGCAGACTTTCAGCAAGTGCTTCTAGTCAACCCCTCAAATCGGGCAGCTCGTGCTCAGATTTCCATCTGCCAGACCAAGATTAAGGAACATCATGAGCAGGACAAGAGGACCTATGCCAACATGTTCAAGAAATTTGCAGAACGGGATGCCAAG ACCAGGAAATCaaagaggaggtgggaggaaaGCATGAGGAATGGTGAGGTGGGCATTAAACGACGGAGGAGTAGTCAGGAGTGCCAGTCCTAA